A region from the uncultured Holophaga sp. genome encodes:
- a CDS encoding NADH-quinone oxidoreductase subunit C, whose amino-acid sequence MIIERLEALLPGVVLDRHAFRGDLTAVVAPERLPEVIDALHAEGFQQLLDVTAVDWMEREPRFDVVYHLLNLVTQERLRLKAGVAEGAAVPSLTGRFASADWSEREVFDLFGIPFEGHPNLQRLLMWKDFPGHPLRKDFPLDGGDVFCNSDTGTSFAGRACSLGE is encoded by the coding sequence ATGATCATCGAGCGTTTGGAGGCGCTGCTTCCGGGTGTGGTGCTTGACCGCCACGCCTTCCGGGGCGACCTGACCGCCGTGGTGGCGCCGGAGCGGCTCCCTGAAGTGATCGATGCGCTCCACGCCGAGGGCTTCCAGCAGCTGCTGGATGTGACGGCCGTGGATTGGATGGAGCGGGAACCCCGCTTCGATGTGGTCTACCACCTCCTCAACCTCGTCACCCAGGAGCGGCTCCGTCTTAAGGCCGGGGTGGCGGAGGGGGCTGCGGTCCCCAGCCTCACGGGCCGCTTCGCCTCGGCGGACTGGTCCGAGCGGGAAGTCTTCGACCTCTTCGGGATCCCCTTCGAGGGGCATCCCAACCTCCAGCGCCTCCTGATGTGGAAGGACTTCCCGGGGCACCCCCTGCGCAAGGATTTCCCCCTGGATGGCGGGGATGTCTTCTGCAACTCCGATACGGGCACCTCCTTTGCGGGCAGGGCCTGCAGCCTGGGCGAGTGA
- a CDS encoding NADH-quinone oxidoreductase subunit C: MSEHRKPVQAEKDAPYVYDYHKAPNRRVHLPKTAPLTGLRAHAAAVAAEEAAEEARWAKVLEAYEAARAKAEAEGAEAPKAPVRPVHRKDPDLTVPVPVGAQDPDLLRLVELLGEGVEEVFEQSGELNCQVAPDRILEALLLCRDDGALRYEMLADQSGTHFPAGEGFDFTVVYHLTSISRSKRLRLRIAIPEGFEPESATAAFPSANWLEREIYDMLGIRFRKHPDMTRILCPEDWEAHPLRKEYPLVGWGQRDIDFREDRSGMLNRIALEKAGQQGINLKRPTAE; this comes from the coding sequence ATGTCCGAGCACAGGAAGCCCGTCCAGGCAGAAAAGGACGCCCCGTACGTCTACGACTACCACAAGGCCCCGAACCGTCGGGTGCACCTGCCGAAGACCGCTCCCTTGACCGGGCTCCGGGCCCACGCGGCCGCGGTGGCTGCCGAGGAGGCCGCCGAAGAGGCCAGGTGGGCGAAGGTCCTGGAGGCCTACGAGGCTGCCCGGGCCAAGGCGGAGGCCGAGGGGGCTGAGGCACCCAAGGCGCCGGTGCGCCCTGTGCATCGCAAGGACCCCGATCTCACGGTGCCGGTGCCTGTCGGGGCGCAGGATCCTGATCTGCTCCGTTTGGTGGAGCTGCTCGGGGAGGGGGTGGAGGAGGTCTTCGAGCAGTCGGGGGAGCTCAACTGCCAGGTCGCCCCGGACCGGATCCTGGAGGCCCTGCTCCTCTGTCGGGATGATGGGGCACTCCGCTACGAGATGCTGGCCGACCAGTCCGGCACCCACTTCCCCGCCGGGGAGGGCTTCGACTTCACGGTGGTCTATCACCTGACCAGCATCAGCCGCAGCAAGCGGCTGCGCCTGCGCATCGCCATTCCCGAGGGCTTCGAGCCGGAGAGCGCCACCGCCGCCTTTCCTTCGGCCAACTGGCTGGAGCGCGAGATCTACGACATGCTGGGCATCCGTTTCCGGAAGCACCCCGACATGACGCGGATCCTCTGTCCCGAGGACTGGGAGGCTCATCCGCTGCGCAAGGAATACCCTCTGGTGGGCTGGGGGCAGCGGGACATCGACTTCCGGGAGGACCGCTCCGGCATGCTCAACCGGATCGCCCTGGAGAAGGCCGGGCAGCAGGGGATCAACCTCAAGCGCCCCACGGCCGAGTAG
- a CDS encoding NADH-quinone oxidoreductase subunit A produces MTPSVNPFLPVLVLLLAAFVVGAAILVVSGKILPVFLKPNHPRPQKLSPYECGVPPFQQGARHRYGVQFYLVAMLFILFDVEAAFLIPWAVQYKSHLWTFWPMLSFFGTLVVGYIYVWGRGALEWER; encoded by the coding sequence ATGACCCCCTCCGTCAACCCTTTCCTGCCCGTGCTGGTGCTGCTGCTCGCCGCCTTTGTGGTGGGTGCGGCCATCCTCGTGGTGTCCGGGAAGATCCTTCCGGTCTTCCTCAAGCCCAACCACCCCCGGCCCCAGAAGCTCAGCCCCTATGAGTGCGGTGTCCCCCCCTTCCAGCAGGGGGCCCGCCACCGCTACGGGGTGCAGTTCTACCTGGTGGCCATGCTCTTCATCCTCTTCGATGTGGAGGCGGCCTTCCTGATCCCCTGGGCGGTCCAGTACAAGAGCCATCTGTGGACCTTCTGGCCCATGCTCAGCTTCTTCGGGACCCTGGTGGTGGGCTACATCTACGTCTGGGGCCGGGGTGCCCTGGAGTGGGAGCGCTGA
- a CDS encoding NADH-quinone oxidoreductase subunit A: MILVAIALPVVIWNTSRLLRPSWPSEAKSSIYECGIVTVSEAREKFSVRYYLVAVMFLVFDVETVFLMPWAIQMKELAVFGLVEIGIFLFLLLFGYGYIWAKGALTWE; encoded by the coding sequence TTGATCCTGGTTGCCATCGCCCTTCCGGTTGTGATCTGGAACACCTCACGTCTGCTGCGTCCGAGCTGGCCGAGCGAGGCGAAGAGTTCCATCTACGAGTGTGGCATTGTCACAGTGAGCGAAGCCCGGGAGAAGTTCTCGGTACGGTACTACCTGGTCGCGGTGATGTTCCTGGTCTTTGATGTGGAGACGGTCTTCCTCATGCCCTGGGCCATCCAGATGAAGGAGCTGGCGGTCTTCGGTCTGGTGGAGATCGGCATCTTCCTCTTCCTGCTGCTTTTCGGATACGGCTACATCTGGGCCAAGGGGGCGCTGACATGGGAATGA
- a CDS encoding NADH-quinone oxidoreductase subunit B family protein — protein sequence MRRPSLVENILITTRVEKVVNWSRATSVWPLSFGLACCAIEMMAASASRWDFDRFGSGIFRSSPRQADLMIVAGTVSYKMAPIVKQLYDQMPEPKWVIAMGSCATCGGPFDSYHAVQGADKVVPVDVYIPGCPPRPEAFLYGFLMLQDKIMNSSLADRYREVFEPVE from the coding sequence ATGAGGCGACCCTCGCTCGTCGAGAACATCCTGATCACCACCCGGGTGGAGAAGGTGGTCAACTGGTCCCGGGCCACCAGCGTCTGGCCTCTCAGCTTCGGCCTGGCCTGCTGTGCCATCGAGATGATGGCGGCCAGCGCCTCCCGCTGGGACTTCGACCGCTTCGGCTCGGGGATCTTCCGCTCCTCCCCCCGGCAGGCGGACCTGATGATCGTGGCGGGCACGGTGAGCTACAAGATGGCCCCCATCGTCAAGCAGCTCTATGACCAGATGCCCGAGCCCAAGTGGGTGATCGCCATGGGGAGCTGTGCCACCTGTGGTGGGCCCTTCGACAGCTATCACGCGGTCCAGGGGGCCGACAAGGTCGTCCCGGTGGATGTCTACATCCCCGGTTGTCCCCCCCGTCCGGAGGCCTTCCTGTACGGCTTCCTGATGCTGCAGGACAAGATCATGAACAGCAGCCTTGCGGACCGCTACCGCGAGGTCTTCGAGCCGGTGGAGTAG
- a CDS encoding NADH-quinone oxidoreductase subunit D codes for MFKHQEMEINMGPQHPSTHGVMRLMLKLDGEVVVECKPVIGYLHRGVEKICENKTFAQSQIWTDRLDYCAGLANNLGWVEACEKLLGVSVPRRAQYIRTLMAEFNRIASHLVWLGAHALDIGAMSIFLYAFREREDVLDINEAFCGARLTTSAFRIGGLPYDLPEGFEKKCRAFLDRFEDCLQEYESLLNENRIWKKRTIGVAKLSAEDAMAMGVTGPVLRAAGVPYDIRKAFPYAAYAEMDFEIPTRTEADTYARYLVRMDEMRQSVRIITQCFEGLPEGPVMAKIPKLLKSEVNEIYHPTESPKGELGYYLVSEKGGHGPYRFHVRAPGFLNLQALPKMIEGSLIADVIAAIGTLDVVLGEIDR; via the coding sequence GTGTTCAAGCACCAGGAAATGGAAATCAACATGGGGCCGCAGCACCCGTCCACCCACGGGGTGATGCGGCTGATGCTGAAGCTCGATGGCGAGGTGGTCGTGGAGTGCAAGCCGGTCATCGGCTACCTCCATCGGGGCGTGGAGAAGATCTGCGAGAACAAGACCTTTGCCCAGAGTCAGATCTGGACGGACCGCCTGGACTACTGTGCGGGGCTGGCCAACAACCTGGGCTGGGTGGAGGCCTGTGAGAAGCTCCTGGGGGTCAGCGTCCCCCGGCGGGCCCAGTACATCCGCACCCTGATGGCGGAGTTCAACCGTATCGCCAGCCATCTGGTCTGGCTGGGGGCCCATGCCCTCGACATCGGGGCCATGAGCATCTTCCTCTACGCCTTCCGGGAGCGGGAGGATGTTCTGGACATCAACGAGGCCTTCTGCGGGGCCCGCCTGACCACCTCGGCCTTCCGCATCGGAGGCCTGCCCTATGACCTGCCTGAGGGCTTCGAGAAGAAGTGCCGGGCCTTCCTGGACCGCTTCGAGGACTGTCTGCAGGAGTATGAGAGTCTGCTGAACGAGAACCGCATCTGGAAGAAGCGCACCATCGGGGTGGCCAAGCTGAGCGCCGAGGACGCCATGGCCATGGGGGTCACCGGCCCCGTCCTCCGGGCGGCGGGTGTGCCCTATGACATCCGCAAGGCCTTCCCCTACGCGGCGTACGCAGAAATGGACTTCGAGATCCCGACCAGGACAGAGGCGGACACCTACGCCCGCTACCTGGTCCGCATGGACGAGATGCGCCAGAGCGTCCGCATCATCACCCAGTGCTTCGAGGGGCTCCCCGAGGGGCCTGTCATGGCCAAGATCCCCAAGCTCCTCAAGAGCGAGGTCAACGAGATCTACCACCCCACCGAGTCACCCAAGGGGGAGCTGGGGTACTACCTGGTGAGCGAGAAGGGGGGGCACGGTCCCTACCGCTTCCATGTCCGGGCACCGGGTTTCCTCAACCTCCAGGCCCTTCCCAAGATGATCGAGGGCAGCCTCATCGCCGATGTCATCGCCGCCATCGGGACCCTGGATGTGGTCCTGGGCGAGATCGATCGATAG
- a CDS encoding iron exporter MbfA, translated as MSREFSDLSDRDILALAISLEEEDGRIYGDLAEALKDNYPATADVFRRMRDEESGHRHRLLTLYQQRFGDHIPLMRRQDVKGFVERRNFWTGQGIHPETARRQAETMEFETRRFYETAARRTTDARTRQLLGDLAAIEEAHIDAFAAVSDEHLDSDTLGEEERTRKRLFVLQVIQPGLAGLMDGSVSTLAPIFAAAFATRNSHDAMLVGLAASVGAGISMGFAEALSDDGSLSGRGRPYVRGIVCGLMTTVGGIFHTLPYLIHSFRAATTLAVAVVVVELFVIAWIRKRYMDTPFLSAAFQVVVGGVLVFLAGVLIGGA; from the coding sequence ATGAGCCGCGAATTCTCCGACCTGAGCGACCGTGACATCCTGGCCCTGGCCATCAGTCTGGAGGAAGAGGATGGCCGCATCTACGGCGACCTGGCCGAGGCCCTGAAGGACAACTACCCGGCCACCGCCGATGTCTTCCGCCGCATGCGGGATGAGGAATCAGGACATCGGCACCGCCTCCTGACGCTCTACCAGCAGCGCTTCGGGGACCACATCCCCCTGATGCGCCGCCAGGATGTGAAGGGCTTCGTGGAGCGTCGCAACTTCTGGACCGGCCAAGGCATCCATCCCGAAACCGCCCGGCGCCAGGCCGAGACCATGGAGTTCGAGACCCGACGCTTCTATGAAACCGCCGCCCGGAGAACCACGGACGCCCGCACCCGGCAGCTGCTGGGCGACCTGGCCGCCATCGAGGAGGCCCACATCGACGCCTTCGCCGCCGTCTCCGACGAGCACCTGGACTCGGACACCCTGGGGGAGGAAGAGCGCACCCGCAAGCGCCTCTTCGTCCTGCAGGTCATCCAGCCGGGCCTCGCAGGCCTGATGGACGGCTCCGTCTCCACCCTGGCCCCCATCTTCGCCGCAGCCTTTGCCACCCGGAACAGTCACGACGCCATGCTGGTGGGCCTGGCTGCCTCGGTGGGTGCGGGCATCAGCATGGGCTTCGCCGAGGCCCTCAGCGATGACGGCAGCCTCAGCGGCCGGGGGCGCCCCTACGTCCGGGGCATCGTCTGTGGCCTCATGACCACCGTAGGCGGCATCTTCCACACCCTGCCCTACCTGATCCACAGCTTCCGGGCCGCCACCACCCTGGCCGTGGCCGTGGTGGTGGTGGAGCTCTTCGTCATCGCCTGGATCCGCAAGCGCTACATGGACACACCCTTCCTCTCCGCCGCCTTCCAGGTCGTCGTGGGTGGCGTCCTGGTCTTCCTGGCGGGCGTCCTGATCGGCGGGGCCTGA
- a CDS encoding homocysteine S-methyltransferase family protein — protein MASTEGLRKRLDRGDCFLTEAAIVERMRHEFGIPADEHLVYGGALYDSKGRAALEAIYGGYLANARHAGLPLLLTTSTRRAHPDRVAVSRCAGQAVNQDWLAFLRDLRGRSQGGVFLGSLLGSRGDAFRPEEALPEAEALAYQRIHCRACVEGGAEFLMAGVMPALSEALGMARAMAETGLPFIISFVIRAQGTLLDGTPLGVAMEAIDAVSAPLCFLVNCVHPRHVRSALEADLNRAHPSLGRLKGLQANASSLTPEELNNHGVLLLDGAERLVADMMGLRQDHAFQIFGGCCGTDHAYHEQLATALRESLAHPGL, from the coding sequence TTGGCGAGTACCGAGGGGCTGCGGAAACGTCTGGACCGAGGAGACTGCTTCCTGACGGAGGCGGCTATTGTCGAGCGGATGCGCCATGAGTTCGGGATCCCGGCCGACGAACACCTGGTCTACGGCGGGGCCCTCTACGATTCCAAGGGGCGGGCGGCCCTGGAGGCCATCTATGGCGGCTACCTGGCGAACGCGAGGCATGCCGGCCTGCCCCTCCTCCTGACGACCTCGACCCGGCGGGCCCACCCCGACCGGGTGGCGGTTTCCCGCTGTGCTGGCCAGGCGGTCAATCAGGATTGGCTGGCCTTCTTGCGGGATCTGAGGGGGAGGTCCCAGGGTGGGGTGTTCCTGGGGAGCCTCCTGGGCAGCCGGGGGGACGCCTTCCGGCCGGAAGAGGCCCTCCCCGAAGCGGAGGCCCTGGCCTACCAACGGATTCACTGCCGCGCTTGTGTCGAGGGCGGGGCCGAGTTCCTCATGGCCGGGGTGATGCCCGCCCTCAGCGAGGCCCTCGGCATGGCCAGGGCCATGGCGGAGACGGGTCTGCCCTTCATCATCAGCTTCGTCATCCGGGCCCAGGGCACCCTGCTGGACGGGACGCCCCTGGGCGTGGCCATGGAGGCCATCGATGCGGTCTCTGCGCCCCTCTGCTTCCTGGTGAACTGCGTCCACCCCAGGCATGTCCGCAGTGCCCTGGAGGCGGACCTGAACCGTGCCCACCCTTCCCTGGGGCGGCTGAAGGGGCTCCAGGCCAATGCCAGCAGCCTCACACCCGAGGAGCTCAACAACCATGGGGTGCTGCTGCTTGATGGGGCGGAGCGCCTGGTCGCGGACATGATGGGGCTGCGCCAGGACCATGCCTTCCAGATCTTCGGGGGCTGCTGCGGCACCGATCATGCCTATCACGAGCAGCTGGCGACGGCCCTGCGCGAGTCCCTGGCGCATCCAGGGCTGTGA
- a CDS encoding GspE/PulE family protein — translation MINNLYPTLDLTREPVDYGLFQAISLDLMLKYHFVPVHEQDGRLVVAMADPLDVVAQDFLRLHFKRPITFVGAPPAQIQEVLKKSESGQKVLDEAGEALKVQVLREEDIEEELDLERLTDKDEAPIIRLVDTTVFNALQRRASDIHMESTARGFQIKYRIDGSLYPAAEPIDKRFASLIISRIKVMSELDIAEKRKPQDGRFKLKVRGRAIDFRVSIMPTIHGEDAVIRILDKENLSEEFKSLSLDILGFSSAELSRIRRFAREPYGMFLVTGPTGSGKTTTLYAVLSEIRSPEDKLITIEDPVEYQLEGVAQIPVNEKKGLTFAVGLRSILRHDPDKILVGEIRDSETAQIAIQSALTGHLVFTTVHANNTLDVIYRFQHMGVEVYNFVSALNCILAQRLVRVLCPKCKRPAQYDAATLAENGVTPAWAREASFHEKVGCVDCNGTGFRGRQAIVEFMAMNDEIRDLISTRSPLRDIKAAARRHGMQTLRESALEKVRTGVTTFAEINKVTFRDEG, via the coding sequence ATGATCAATAATCTCTATCCCACCCTCGATCTGACCCGCGAACCGGTGGATTATGGCCTCTTCCAGGCCATCTCCCTGGATTTGATGCTGAAATACCACTTCGTCCCCGTCCACGAGCAGGACGGGCGACTTGTGGTGGCCATGGCGGACCCCCTGGATGTGGTCGCCCAGGACTTCCTGAGACTCCACTTCAAGCGTCCCATCACCTTCGTCGGGGCCCCACCCGCCCAGATCCAGGAGGTCCTCAAGAAGTCCGAGTCCGGGCAGAAGGTCTTGGACGAGGCCGGTGAGGCCCTCAAGGTCCAGGTGCTCCGGGAGGAGGACATTGAGGAGGAATTGGACCTGGAGCGCCTCACGGACAAGGATGAGGCGCCCATCATCCGCTTGGTGGATACCACCGTTTTCAACGCCCTGCAGCGCCGCGCATCGGACATCCACATGGAGAGCACCGCCCGGGGCTTCCAGATCAAGTACCGCATCGACGGCAGCCTCTACCCCGCCGCCGAACCCATCGACAAGCGTTTCGCCAGCCTCATCATCAGCCGCATCAAGGTCATGTCGGAGCTGGACATCGCCGAGAAGCGCAAACCCCAGGACGGCCGCTTCAAGCTCAAGGTCCGGGGCCGGGCCATCGACTTCCGCGTGAGCATCATGCCCACCATCCACGGCGAGGACGCCGTCATCCGTATCCTGGACAAGGAGAACCTGAGCGAGGAGTTCAAGTCCCTGAGCCTGGACATCCTGGGATTCTCCTCCGCAGAGCTCTCCCGCATCCGCCGCTTCGCCCGGGAACCCTACGGCATGTTCCTGGTCACGGGACCCACCGGCTCGGGCAAGACCACGACCCTCTATGCCGTGCTCAGCGAGATACGGAGCCCCGAGGACAAGCTCATCACCATCGAGGACCCCGTCGAGTACCAGTTGGAGGGGGTAGCCCAGATCCCGGTGAACGAGAAAAAGGGCCTGACCTTTGCGGTGGGTCTGCGCTCCATCCTCCGCCACGATCCCGACAAGATCCTGGTGGGCGAGATCCGCGACAGCGAAACCGCCCAGATCGCCATCCAGTCGGCCCTCACCGGCCACCTGGTCTTCACCACGGTGCATGCCAACAACACCCTGGACGTCATCTACCGCTTCCAGCACATGGGCGTGGAGGTCTACAACTTCGTCTCCGCCCTGAACTGCATCCTGGCCCAGCGCCTGGTGCGCGTCCTCTGCCCCAAGTGCAAGCGCCCCGCCCAGTACGACGCAGCCACCCTGGCGGAGAATGGCGTCACGCCAGCGTGGGCCCGCGAGGCCAGCTTCCACGAGAAGGTGGGCTGCGTCGACTGCAACGGCACCGGCTTCAGGGGCCGTCAGGCCATCGTAGAGTTCATGGCCATGAACGACGAGATCCGCGACCTCATCTCCACCCGCTCCCCCCTGCGGGACATCAAGGCCGCCGCCCGCCGCCACGGCATGCAGACCCTCCGGGAGAGCGCCCTCGAGAAGGTCCGCACCGGCGTCACCACCTTCGCCGAGATCAACAAAGTGACCTTCAGGGATGAGGGGTGA
- a CDS encoding NAD(P)-dependent oxidoreductase: MSAHIADEAKRCLQCKRPLCKEGCPVSTPIPEMIRALLAGEILEAGEMLFQNNPLSVVCSLVCPQAFQCEGHCILGKKGSPVHISGIEHYISSTFLNQIQDSPVPGNGHRIAIIGSGPAGITVAYLLAQRGFKVTLFEAHDHIGGVMRYGIPGFRLPKDLLERLKDKLTRMGVKIRLNTLIGPVLTLDDLFRDGFEAVFIGTGVWKPRKLGVRGESLGHVHFAIDYLRNPDVYELGQRVVVIGAGNTAMDVARTALRHRLREVTVLHIGDEGTMAALEEEIEMARMDGVKFLYNRATQEILEEGLRVARTVAGDPQWSLVPDSEELLAADSVIIAISQGPRDAIAATTTDLGRTAQGLLATDGSGRSSRKGVFGSGDVVSGARTVVQAVKLSKQVAEAIEAYVLRGEGWD; encoded by the coding sequence ATGAGCGCACACATCGCCGATGAAGCCAAGCGCTGCCTGCAGTGCAAGCGGCCCCTCTGCAAGGAGGGCTGTCCGGTCTCCACCCCGATCCCAGAGATGATCCGGGCCCTGCTGGCGGGGGAGATCCTCGAGGCCGGGGAGATGCTCTTCCAGAACAATCCCCTCTCTGTGGTCTGCTCCCTGGTCTGCCCCCAAGCCTTCCAGTGCGAGGGGCACTGCATCCTGGGCAAGAAGGGCAGCCCCGTCCACATCAGTGGGATCGAGCACTACATCTCCAGCACCTTCCTGAACCAGATCCAGGACAGTCCGGTGCCAGGGAACGGGCACCGGATCGCCATCATCGGCTCGGGTCCGGCGGGCATCACCGTGGCCTACCTGCTGGCCCAGCGGGGCTTCAAGGTGACCCTCTTCGAGGCCCATGACCACATCGGCGGGGTCATGCGCTATGGCATCCCCGGCTTCCGCCTGCCCAAGGATCTGCTGGAGCGTCTCAAGGACAAGCTGACCCGCATGGGGGTGAAGATCCGCCTCAACACCCTGATCGGGCCGGTCCTCACCCTGGATGACCTCTTCCGGGACGGCTTCGAGGCGGTCTTCATCGGCACGGGGGTCTGGAAGCCCCGCAAGCTGGGGGTCAGGGGCGAGAGCCTGGGGCATGTCCACTTCGCCATCGACTACCTGCGCAATCCCGATGTCTACGAGCTCGGCCAGCGGGTGGTGGTGATCGGAGCGGGCAACACGGCCATGGATGTGGCCCGCACGGCCCTGCGCCACCGTCTCCGGGAGGTGACGGTTCTGCACATCGGAGACGAGGGCACCATGGCGGCCCTCGAAGAAGAGATCGAGATGGCCCGCATGGACGGGGTGAAGTTCCTCTACAACCGCGCCACCCAGGAGATCCTGGAGGAGGGCCTGCGGGTCGCCCGGACCGTGGCGGGCGATCCCCAGTGGTCCCTGGTTCCGGACAGTGAGGAGCTCCTGGCTGCGGACTCGGTGATCATCGCCATCAGCCAGGGGCCCCGGGATGCCATCGCCGCCACCACCACAGACCTGGGGCGCACGGCCCAGGGGTTGCTGGCCACCGATGGCTCCGGGCGCTCCTCCCGCAAGGGGGTCTTCGGTTCGGGGGACGTGGTCTCCGGAGCCCGGACCGTCGTGCAGGCCGTGAAGCTCTCCAAGCAGGTGGCCGAAGCCATCGAGGCCTACGTCCTGCGGGGCGAGGGCTGGGACTGA
- the nuoB gene encoding NADH-quinone oxidoreductase subunit NuoB, translating into MAESPALESVMTTRLDAVLNWGRKNSLWPLPFGTACCAIEFMSMMSSKYDFSRFGAEALRFSPRQSDLLLVLGTITNKQAPVLRQIYAQMGEPKWVISVGACASSGGVYRTYATLQGIDRIIPVDVYVPGCPPRPETIILGAMKLQEKIAKESFRDRQGHLEAFYRSWDRQQELQARGLTEAQAIRELLIEAGEAGEQKIW; encoded by the coding sequence ATGGCCGAGTCCCCCGCCCTCGAATCGGTGATGACCACCCGGCTGGATGCCGTCCTCAACTGGGGCCGGAAGAACAGCCTCTGGCCGCTCCCCTTCGGCACCGCCTGTTGTGCCATCGAGTTCATGAGCATGATGTCGTCCAAGTACGACTTCAGCCGCTTCGGGGCGGAGGCCCTGCGCTTCAGCCCGCGCCAGTCCGACCTGCTCCTGGTGCTGGGGACCATCACGAACAAACAGGCCCCGGTACTCAGGCAGATCTACGCCCAGATGGGGGAGCCCAAGTGGGTCATCTCCGTGGGCGCCTGCGCCAGCTCGGGCGGGGTCTACCGCACCTATGCCACCCTCCAGGGCATCGACCGCATCATCCCCGTGGATGTCTACGTCCCCGGCTGCCCGCCACGGCCCGAGACCATCATCCTGGGGGCCATGAAACTCCAGGAGAAGATCGCGAAGGAGTCCTTCCGGGACCGCCAGGGGCACCTGGAGGCCTTCTACCGGTCCTGGGACCGCCAGCAGGAGCTGCAGGCCCGGGGGCTGACGGAGGCCCAGGCCATTCGGGAGCTGCTCATCGAGGCCGGGGAAGCCGGTGAACAGAAGATCTGGTAG
- the nuoD gene encoding NADH dehydrogenase (quinone) subunit D has translation MEHGSATFERLDEQRMIVNLGPSHPATHGTLRIILELEGEYVVKATPEIGYLHRGVEKLGENLSYAQFVPLTDRLNYCSSLMNNVGYAQAVEKLLDLQIPERATLIRVLVSELARIGDHIVCIGANAVDLGAYTVFLYLWKERETLYDLFEMAAGQRMHTSFTRIGGLFRDLPETFMPLLDQFLASMPRSIDEMERLLTRNPIWVDRTRGVGRISAEEALNWGYTGPCLRAAGVAQDLRKAQPYLGYETYDFDIPIGTSGDVYDRYLVRTEEMRQSLRIVEQCVRRLRETPGPVLVEDYKVALPPKEKVYTRMESLIHHFKLVMHGIEMPVGEVYSATEAANGELGFYLVSDGAKSPYRIHVRPPCFPIFSSFNQQVEGRLLADVISVLGSLNVIAGELDR, from the coding sequence ATGGAACACGGCTCCGCGACCTTTGAACGCCTCGACGAACAGCGCATGATCGTCAACCTGGGGCCCTCCCACCCCGCGACCCACGGCACCCTGCGGATCATCCTGGAGCTCGAGGGCGAATACGTGGTGAAGGCCACCCCCGAGATCGGCTACCTCCACCGGGGGGTGGAGAAGCTGGGGGAGAACCTGAGCTATGCCCAGTTCGTGCCCCTCACGGACCGCCTGAACTACTGCTCCTCCCTCATGAACAACGTGGGCTATGCCCAGGCCGTGGAGAAGCTGCTGGATCTGCAGATCCCCGAGCGGGCGACCCTGATCCGGGTCCTGGTGAGCGAGCTGGCCCGCATCGGGGACCACATCGTTTGCATCGGCGCCAATGCCGTGGATCTGGGGGCCTACACGGTCTTCCTCTACCTCTGGAAGGAACGGGAGACCCTTTACGACCTCTTCGAGATGGCCGCGGGGCAGCGCATGCACACCAGCTTCACCCGCATCGGGGGGCTCTTCCGGGACCTGCCGGAGACCTTCATGCCGCTCCTGGATCAGTTCCTGGCCAGCATGCCCCGCAGCATCGATGAGATGGAGCGCCTCCTGACCCGCAATCCCATCTGGGTGGACCGCACCCGGGGGGTGGGGCGCATCAGCGCCGAGGAAGCCCTCAACTGGGGCTACACCGGCCCCTGTCTCCGGGCTGCCGGGGTGGCCCAGGACCTGCGGAAGGCCCAGCCCTACCTGGGTTACGAGACCTATGACTTCGACATCCCCATCGGGACCAGCGGCGATGTCTACGACCGCTACCTGGTGCGGACGGAGGAGATGCGGCAAAGTCTCCGCATCGTGGAGCAGTGCGTCCGTCGCCTCCGGGAGACCCCGGGTCCCGTCCTGGTGGAGGATTACAAGGTCGCCCTGCCGCCCAAGGAGAAGGTCTACACCCGGATGGAGAGCCTCATCCACCACTTCAAGCTGGTGATGCACGGCATCGAGATGCCCGTGGGGGAGGTCTACAGCGCCACCGAGGCCGCCAATGGCGAGCTGGGCTTCTACCTCGTCTCCGATGGCGCCAAGAGTCCCTACCGGATCCATGTGCGACCCCCCTGCTTCCCCATCTTCAGCAGCTTCAACCAGCAGGTGGAGGGTCGGCTCCTCGCCGATGTCATCTCCGTTCTGGGTTCCCTCAACGTGATCGCTGGGGAACTGGATCGCTGA